The genomic window GGAACGTCGACACGAGAAACAGCGTGTTGAGTCCGATGAATATGCCAAGGACTATCAAGCCACGTTCAACCTGATCAACCGCATCATGCAGATCGAGAACCAGCGTGATGACGATGATGAGGGGCAGAAGCTCATTGCTGTTGGCTCTGCGGATGATCTGAAGGTGAGCATGAAGTTTATCGAAACGGAGTCTGAACTGCTGCACTTGGCACTCTTGTGCGAGGACGCAGAGTTCTACCCTGACCTGCATGACGATCTGCGCAAAACTCCCGCGATTGCCAAGCGTACCAACGCGCTAAGCCGCATGATGGCACGTTCTGGCTACCAGCCGATCTTCCTTGAAATGGATGAGCAAACACAGCTCATCGCAGGGAACGCGATCATGCGAAAAATGGCGATGCTGGCTGACCCTGACGATAAGCTAGAGGGCTACCGTATCGCCTCGGATTATATCGAGGCACAGCAGTATCTGGTGGATTCAAAACTGCTCGAAGACGGGGTTCAAGAACTGCGAAACGTCGCACCCCTAACGCTTGCAGACCGCCAGGCTTTGCACATTGCGGTGGTGGAGGCTGACTGATGGATATCGATGTAACCGCCATTCTGGATAAGCTGAAGGACGGAAAGTCAGCCAAGACTAAGACTTCACTCGACAAGCTCAACGAGACGCTGAATGACTACTATGCCGAGGGTAAGCGCGACTTCTCGATCACGACCATTGGGCGTGTGTCAGCCGAAGCTGGCGGTGTCGGCTATAACTCGATTCGCGCTACCGCTAACAAGCACTACCGCGACCTGATTGAAGCCTGGGCCGCTAAAGCACAGACCACAACCAAGAAGCCGCCCACAACTTCGCCCCGTGCCTCGGGGCAGGATTACAAGCTCCTTGAGCGGATCGATGATACGGCGGTTCGCGCACTCTTTGGGCAAATCATCCGTGAGCGTGATCGCTACAAAAGCGAGGCGAACATGCTCAAGAATCAGACCAAAATCATCATCGACAAGCGGCCTGTATCGGCTCCTTTGACTCAGTCTGACTCAACGATTGAAATGCTGCCGTCACTCACAGGTATCTGCTCTGAGGGTGAAAAAAAGGCCCTTCAATCGGTATGCACGGATGAGTGGCTGGAGGGTTTGGGCTTCCAAGCAAACGCCTTAGGCCAGGTAAAGGATAATTTGGGGCAAGAGATCTTGCCGAGAGGCTTCCTGACAGGCCTGAGAAAGCTGCTGGGAGAGGTGGACGATGGCGAACGGTAGGCAGAGGGCCAAGCAAAATGTCGCGGCCTTTGATGCGTGGGTCGCCACCCAATCGGACGAAGACTTCGCCCAGATCATTTTTCAAGGCAAACTCAATCGCATGGAAGTGGCCAAGGGCGTGAGTTGCGGTAAATCTGCTTTGAACCAAAACCCCGAACTACGCAAGCGGTTGAAGAAGCTGGAAGAGCTTCTGCGGGAGCGAGGCGTCTTGCCTCAGTTGACTGAGAAAGCTAAAGCGCAGGCCAACCAACCCAAGGAGTACGACAATAAGGCGGCGCGGCGCATCCTCGACACCAAACGCACCTGCCAGCTTGAGCAG from Congregibacter litoralis KT71 includes these protein-coding regions:
- a CDS encoding VPA1267 family protein, which translates into the protein MANGRQRAKQNVAAFDAWVATQSDEDFAQIIFQGKLNRMEVAKGVSCGKSALNQNPELRKRLKKLEELLRERGVLPQLTEKAKAQANQPKEYDNKAARRILDTKRTCQLEQENIELKALVQELEAQLERFGELSEVLSEMGMMPR
- the gmtX gene encoding gamma-mobile-trio protein GmtX translates to MDIDVTAILDKLKDGKSAKTKTSLDKLNETLNDYYAEGKRDFSITTIGRVSAEAGGVGYNSIRATANKHYRDLIEAWAAKAQTTTKKPPTTSPRASGQDYKLLERIDDTAVRALFGQIIRERDRYKSEANMLKNQTKIIIDKRPVSAPLTQSDSTIEMLPSLTGICSEGEKKALQSVCTDEWLEGLGFQANALGQVKDNLGQEILPRGFLTGLRKLLGEVDDGER